In one Rutidosis leptorrhynchoides isolate AG116_Rl617_1_P2 chromosome 8, CSIRO_AGI_Rlap_v1, whole genome shotgun sequence genomic region, the following are encoded:
- the LOC139863274 gene encoding uncharacterized protein, whose product MAQDRKKIYADKRRRPLEFQVGDKVMLKVSPWKGIIHFRKRGKLGPRYVGPFEFIAKVGKVAYRLALPEELSAIHDTFYVSQLRKFLADEAMYVPLNEIKIDEKLRYAEEPIKILDQKTKQLRNKTVTLLKVQWKYRKGSECTWEPEDWVLKFYPAFHQEWFV is encoded by the coding sequence ATGGCCCAAGATCGAAAAAAAATTTATGCCGATAAAAGACGAAGACCTTTAGAATTTCAGGTAGGTGATAAGGTGATGCTCAAGGTATCACCATGGAAGGGCATTATACATTTTCGTAAAAGAGGAAAATTGGGTcccagatatgttggaccatttgaaTTCATTGCAAAAGTCGGAAAAGTAGCTTATCGCTTAGCATTGCCCGAGGAATTGAGTGCAATTCACGATACCTTTTATGTATCACAATTAAGGAAATTTTTGGCGGATGAGGCGATGTATGTGCCACTTAATGAGATTAAGATTGATGAAAAATTAAGATATGCAGAGGAACCGATAAAAATCTTGGATCAAAAGACTAAGCAATTAAGAAACAAGACTGTGACCCTGTTGAAGGTGCAATGGAAATATAGGAAAGGTTCTGAGTGTACTTGGGAACCTGAGGACTGGGTATTGAAGTTTTATCCAGCGTTTCATCAAGAGTGGTTCgtctga